A genomic region of Leptolyngbya sp. FACHB-261 contains the following coding sequences:
- a CDS encoding ABC transporter permease produces MSADAQGLLSSTFWISVLSGAVRSGTPVLLAGLGEVLAERSGILNLGVEGAMVMGAAVGFIATAQTGTVLVGLVAAALAGLAISAIHALLCVPLRANQVGSGIAVTIFGLGVSAFIGRPFNGRQVETLHPIALPVLSKIPVLGTVLFEHNGLVYFTYLLVPVIWFLLYKTHFGLSLRMVGESPEAADAMGLPVDRLRFVAVLLGGALAGVGGAYLSLVLAGNWVDGMSAGNGWIAVALVIFAAWDPLRAVLGSYLFGGVLAFTQRVQAVGIGISPFLLGMAPYVFTLLVLVISMRRAEKMTGVPAALGALYSRE; encoded by the coding sequence ATGAGCGCAGATGCACAAGGTCTTTTATCGTCAACCTTCTGGATCTCGGTGCTCTCAGGCGCAGTCCGCTCTGGTACACCAGTCCTGCTCGCGGGTCTAGGGGAAGTGCTGGCAGAGCGCTCCGGCATCCTTAATCTGGGGGTGGAAGGGGCAATGGTGATGGGTGCGGCGGTAGGGTTCATCGCCACTGCACAAACGGGAACGGTGCTAGTAGGGCTGGTTGCTGCTGCTTTAGCAGGCCTTGCGATTTCTGCGATTCATGCTCTACTGTGCGTGCCCTTACGGGCAAATCAAGTCGGCAGTGGGATTGCAGTGACCATCTTTGGTTTGGGTGTGAGTGCCTTTATTGGTCGCCCTTTCAACGGTAGGCAGGTTGAAACACTGCACCCCATTGCCTTGCCAGTGCTGTCAAAAATCCCAGTTCTAGGAACGGTTCTGTTTGAGCACAACGGGTTGGTCTACTTCACCTATTTATTGGTGCCCGTCATTTGGTTTCTGCTTTACAAAACTCACTTCGGCTTGAGTCTACGCATGGTGGGTGAGAGCCCGGAGGCCGCTGATGCCATGGGCCTACCCGTAGACCGCTTGCGTTTTGTGGCTGTCCTACTGGGTGGGGCTCTGGCCGGTGTGGGTGGAGCCTATCTCTCGCTAGTGTTGGCTGGCAACTGGGTCGATGGCATGTCGGCTGGCAATGGCTGGATTGCCGTAGCACTGGTCATTTTCGCTGCCTGGGATCCCCTGCGAGCCGTGTTAGGGTCCTATCTGTTTGGTGGTGTTCTGGCTTTTACCCAACGGGTGCAGGCTGTAGGCATTGGCATCTCTCCCTTTCTACTGGGAATGGCACCCTATGTGTTCACACTGCTCGTGCTCGTTATCTCTATGCGTCGGGCGGAGAAGATGACGGGAGTTCCTGCAGCCTTGGGTGCGCTTTATAGCCGGGAGTAA
- a CDS encoding DUF981 family protein has translation MFVNYITLMLVNLVAGLSLLALYVYQGLDSPDQKRWVPGFGISGAIALVTGLHMIWTWPVTGSYNIAYGETSVMFGMLFIGASIALANGWDLFTVAVYAFFAGLVSILVGLRIINLGLTQRPLVAGIGFILTGLAGVCSAPALYLKNNRALRLTGVAVLVIAALIWAFTGALAYWGHLANYSEWKPVPMR, from the coding sequence TTGTTTGTCAATTACATCACGCTCATGCTCGTCAACCTGGTAGCTGGGCTATCTCTTCTAGCTCTCTACGTGTATCAGGGTCTCGATAGTCCTGACCAAAAGCGTTGGGTTCCAGGTTTCGGTATAAGTGGAGCCATTGCACTGGTCACAGGTTTGCACATGATCTGGACTTGGCCAGTCACAGGTAGTTACAACATCGCTTATGGCGAAACCTCTGTTATGTTCGGCATGCTATTTATCGGAGCGTCCATTGCCTTAGCTAACGGGTGGGACCTGTTTACAGTAGCGGTTTATGCCTTTTTTGCTGGTCTAGTTTCAATCCTAGTTGGTCTACGCATTATTAATCTAGGCTTAACGCAAAGACCTTTAGTGGCAGGCATTGGTTTCATTTTGACAGGTTTGGCTGGGGTCTGCTCGGCGCCAGCGCTTTATCTAAAGAACAACAGAGCTTTAAGGCTAACAGGTGTGGCTGTATTAGTAATCGCTGCTTTAATTTGGGCCTTTACTGGAGCCTTAGCCTACTGGGGACACTTAGCAAATTACTCGGAATGGAAACCTGTACCAATGCGGTAA
- the radA gene encoding DNA repair protein RadA: MPKSRVQFVCSQCAAEFPQWIGRCSDCGAWNTLTEQVNSASTSAGGSAPGLHQQARRARPKGPAQPRAALTLPQVADHDQTRFPSGYGELDRVLGGGIVPGSLVLIGGEPGIGKSTLLLQTAQQLSHHSRTLYVCAEESAQQVKLRAQRLEAPPSDQLYLLPETDLEAILQELEQLRPQVAIIDSIQAVFFPNLTSAPGSVSQVRECTSALMRLAKREGITLFIVGHVTKEGAIAGPKVLEHLVDTVLYFEGDRFQTHRLLRSVKNRFGATHEIGIFEMADRGLLEVLNPSELFLGNRDEPSPGTATIVACEGTRPIVVEFQALVSPTSYSSPRRTPTGIENNRFLQILAVLEKRVGIPLSKLDAYVASAGGLVVNEPAADLGVAVAVAASFRDRIVDPRTILIGEVGLGGQVRSVSQMELRLKEAAKLGFKRAIVPKGPVLQDFGLKLIPVSKVLDALIAALPGAADAVLEEAALAQDEM; this comes from the coding sequence GTGCCCAAATCCCGCGTTCAGTTCGTTTGCAGCCAGTGTGCTGCTGAGTTTCCCCAGTGGATAGGCCGTTGTTCAGATTGTGGAGCCTGGAATACCCTAACTGAGCAGGTTAACTCCGCTAGTACCAGCGCCGGTGGTTCGGCTCCAGGTCTTCACCAACAAGCCCGCCGCGCTCGTCCTAAAGGGCCAGCTCAACCTCGCGCCGCTCTAACATTACCCCAAGTGGCCGACCACGACCAAACCCGTTTTCCCTCGGGGTATGGAGAGCTGGATCGGGTGCTTGGGGGGGGTATTGTGCCTGGCTCGTTAGTGCTCATTGGTGGTGAACCGGGCATTGGCAAGTCAACGCTGCTGCTTCAGACGGCTCAGCAGTTGTCCCATCACTCCCGGACACTCTACGTCTGTGCCGAGGAATCAGCCCAGCAAGTCAAGTTACGGGCGCAGCGGTTAGAGGCTCCTCCCTCAGACCAGTTATATCTGCTACCCGAGACTGATCTTGAAGCGATCCTTCAGGAATTGGAGCAACTGCGACCGCAGGTGGCAATCATCGATAGTATCCAGGCTGTCTTCTTTCCCAATCTCACCTCAGCACCAGGCTCTGTCTCTCAAGTGCGTGAGTGTACTAGCGCCTTGATGCGACTTGCCAAACGCGAAGGCATTACCCTATTCATCGTCGGCCATGTCACGAAAGAGGGGGCCATCGCTGGTCCCAAGGTTCTTGAACACCTGGTTGATACTGTGCTTTATTTCGAGGGTGACCGTTTTCAGACTCACCGGCTACTGCGTTCGGTCAAGAATCGCTTTGGTGCGACCCACGAAATCGGCATTTTTGAAATGGCAGACCGTGGCTTGCTAGAGGTCCTGAATCCCTCAGAGCTGTTCTTGGGTAACCGAGATGAGCCATCCCCTGGCACAGCCACCATCGTTGCCTGTGAGGGAACACGTCCAATTGTGGTTGAGTTTCAGGCTCTCGTGAGCCCTACTAGCTACAGCTCTCCTCGTCGCACGCCAACAGGCATTGAGAACAATCGTTTCTTGCAAATCCTGGCAGTGTTAGAGAAACGGGTCGGCATTCCGCTTTCGAAATTGGATGCCTACGTTGCTTCTGCTGGAGGTCTTGTCGTCAACGAACCTGCTGCAGATTTAGGGGTTGCCGTTGCGGTGGCCGCTAGTTTTCGCGACCGCATTGTTGATCCTCGAACCATACTAATCGGCGAGGTAGGACTGGGTGGTCAGGTACGCTCTGTTTCTCAGATGGAGTTGCGCTTGAAAGAGGCCGCTAAACTTGGCTTCAAACGGGCCATCGTGCCCAAAGGTCCTGTGCTGCAAGATTTTGGCCTCAAGCTTATTCCAGTTAGCAAAGTACTCGACGCTTTGATTGCGGCTCTCCCTGGTGCAGCCGATGCAGTTTTAGAGGAAGCTGCACTTGCTCAAGACGAAATGTGA
- a CDS encoding type IV pilin-like G/H family protein has product MNALTKAKFLLNVVKKNREQGFTLIELLVVIIIIGILSAIALPSFLNQANRARQSEARTYTGSMNRAQQAYRLENTAFAPDITTLAIGINSNTTYYTYSILAGQNGPAGSLQLGTSKEAAVKSYIGAVQMTQLAGQDATNTAVLCEAASAGTTALGTTNLNSVFSATTVNTTANNVACGTGTKAIQ; this is encoded by the coding sequence ATGAACGCTCTAACCAAAGCTAAATTCCTGCTGAACGTTGTTAAGAAGAATCGGGAGCAAGGCTTCACTCTAATTGAACTGTTGGTGGTTATTATCATCATCGGTATTTTGTCCGCTATTGCTCTGCCTTCTTTCCTAAACCAAGCTAACCGGGCTCGTCAGTCTGAAGCTAGGACCTACACTGGTTCTATGAACCGTGCTCAACAAGCCTATCGCTTGGAGAATACAGCCTTTGCTCCTGACATCACTACCCTTGCTATTGGCATCAACTCCAACACTACCTACTACACCTACTCTATTTTAGCGGGTCAAAATGGTCCTGCTGGTAGCCTTCAATTAGGGACTAGTAAGGAAGCTGCCGTTAAGTCTTACATTGGAGCTGTACAGATGACTCAACTGGCTGGTCAAGATGCTACCAATACGGCGGTACTATGCGAAGCTGCATCTGCAGGTACAACTGCTTTAGGGACTACCAACCTCAACAGTGTCTTTAGCGCTACGACCGTTAACACAACCGCGAACAATGTGGCTTGTGGAACTGGCACCAAGGCGATTCAATAA
- a CDS encoding tetratricopeptide repeat protein, translating into MNSIAWQQQATEYLYEGKYQQAATLYEQCIEVEPDQVSNYWHLGLMLLLQGQEEEAQSVWFSVLLEAEPEQVEVWSTELLQILTVEAERQESIAEPEIAWLVRQHMQQLAPEDSNNLLHLVLLAIQMETLLLDDASILVDTSQSIQSAQANGIDRNLLLQVLEQLLDFNSYHPAVFEFIDSCFAYSELAVGVQNTLPIKTYVSQRYYNLGLALQNQQKLDEAIDLYERALQLDPNSAETYNNLGMILQKRGQLDEAIHLYQKGLQIEPIFTGLYNNLGIALQEQGKLDEAMAYYEKVLQFDSNDTKTYLNIGRLRKDQKRIEEAISSYQSALRADYECAEAHSYLGMMQLLIGNFDQGWSEYEWRWKDPQFSTPVPRFEQPLWDGSSLEGKKILLLAEQGLGDAIQFIRYAPMVKNYGGTVVLECHPPLGRLMRSSNGVDEVYIHYEPLPKFDVYVPLLSLPRIFGTQLDSVPNTVPYLQPPNQPNFEVNVLDDASSNLKVGLVWASSPIPDPKRSCALAEFETLLQSPGTSFFSLQKGPEVEQIKPFQEQNLIVDLGSDFQDLADTAFAISHLDLVISVDTSVAHLAGAMGKPTWILLPFVPDWRWLLEGNTSPWYPTVQLFRQAQPNDWQNTLRQVSVALAHFVAESTNLS; encoded by the coding sequence ATGAACTCCATCGCTTGGCAACAGCAGGCCACTGAATACCTTTACGAGGGTAAGTACCAGCAAGCTGCCACGCTTTATGAGCAATGCATTGAAGTTGAGCCGGACCAGGTATCTAACTACTGGCATCTGGGCTTGATGTTGCTACTTCAAGGGCAGGAGGAGGAAGCACAATCTGTGTGGTTTTCAGTATTGCTGGAGGCTGAGCCGGAACAGGTTGAGGTTTGGTCAACGGAGCTGCTTCAGATTCTGACAGTTGAGGCCGAACGACAGGAGAGCATTGCTGAACCTGAGATTGCTTGGCTGGTTCGTCAGCACATGCAGCAACTCGCGCCAGAAGACAGCAACAATCTTTTGCACCTGGTTTTGCTGGCAATCCAGATGGAGACATTGCTTCTAGATGATGCAAGTATTTTGGTGGATACGAGTCAATCTATTCAATCTGCCCAAGCCAATGGAATTGACCGAAACTTGCTACTTCAAGTCCTAGAACAACTTCTTGATTTCAATTCCTACCATCCTGCTGTTTTCGAATTTATCGATTCCTGTTTTGCTTATTCTGAGTTGGCAGTTGGGGTTCAAAATACGCTACCTATCAAGACTTATGTTTCCCAGCGATACTACAACCTAGGATTAGCCCTGCAAAACCAGCAAAAGCTTGATGAAGCGATTGACCTCTACGAAAGAGCTCTTCAGCTTGATCCCAACAGTGCAGAAACCTATAACAATCTAGGTATGATCCTACAGAAACGGGGTCAGTTAGATGAGGCCATTCATCTTTATCAAAAAGGCTTGCAAATAGAGCCTATCTTTACGGGGCTTTATAACAATTTGGGTATTGCGCTCCAGGAGCAAGGAAAGCTTGACGAAGCAATGGCTTACTATGAAAAAGTTTTGCAATTTGACTCTAACGATACAAAGACCTACCTGAACATTGGCCGGTTACGGAAAGACCAAAAGAGGATTGAAGAAGCTATTAGTAGTTATCAATCTGCCCTTCGGGCTGATTACGAATGCGCTGAGGCCCATTCCTATCTAGGCATGATGCAACTGTTAATAGGCAACTTTGATCAGGGATGGTCAGAGTATGAATGGCGATGGAAGGATCCCCAATTTTCAACTCCAGTTCCAAGGTTTGAACAGCCTCTTTGGGATGGGTCTTCGCTCGAAGGCAAAAAAATTCTGTTATTGGCGGAGCAAGGGCTTGGAGATGCCATTCAATTTATTCGCTACGCCCCAATGGTTAAGAACTATGGAGGAACAGTCGTTCTTGAGTGCCATCCCCCGCTTGGCAGACTAATGCGCTCTAGTAATGGAGTTGATGAGGTTTATATTCACTACGAGCCGCTACCAAAATTTGATGTTTATGTGCCGCTGTTGAGTCTACCAAGGATTTTCGGCACGCAACTTGATTCTGTGCCTAATACCGTTCCCTATCTCCAACCACCTAACCAGCCGAATTTTGAGGTAAACGTACTGGACGACGCCTCTTCTAACTTGAAGGTGGGCCTAGTGTGGGCCAGTTCGCCCATACCAGATCCTAAACGGTCTTGTGCGCTGGCGGAGTTTGAGACTTTACTTCAAAGTCCCGGAACAAGCTTTTTTTCTCTTCAGAAGGGGCCTGAAGTTGAACAAATTAAACCTTTTCAGGAACAGAATTTAATTGTAGATCTGGGCTCGGACTTTCAAGATCTAGCTGATACTGCTTTCGCGATATCCCATTTGGATCTGGTTATCTCCGTAGACACCTCTGTTGCTCATTTGGCTGGAGCAATGGGTAAGCCAACCTGGATCTTGTTACCCTTTGTTCCGGACTGGCGCTGGCTGCTGGAAGGAAATACCAGCCCCTGGTACCCCACCGTGCAACTATTTCGGCAGGCTCAGCCTAACGATTGGCAAAACACGTTAAGGCAAGTGAGTGTAGCCCTGGCTCACTTCGTTGCTGAGTCTACTAATCTTTCATGA
- a CDS encoding tetratricopeptide repeat protein gives MEYERLRESLLEYEDWDDAAPKAQAEQFQALLDQLNAPGTPAVLHLLNQAVQCLEEGEVYCEVGCGQGETLIGALLGQPERFAYAVEQSLDAERLAQLEENLHTFGLSEQVVVCAQECEAFFAELGETEVEDKIGLYVYRGERDYRSQLLGLLLVRPHLAARAVLVVAGSYDETVQQACSDFLATQPQCRPIANLPALGIQLLAWDANSTYHYGWNELQAMHKPSVIRSLRELRAEQEKNSLETLQVAALALHHQGRLTEAEQRYRQVLLRRTNDPLTWMNLGMLYYMKEQYGDALKALVKSRSLDSSRAVLHYNFGLVLEKINEPAQAASAYEQAILLDPNYIDAYNNLGNLLTQLGSLEQAEAVCRRAIEANPSHFGSYLNLGNTLMRRGDLEGAIAIYWQTLKLKPRTPIVLYNLGLAYEAKQDYARAYLNFGYSFYRCGDYEKALEQYRKYLELESGDENFYGALITCLTELNREEEALQAVQEAMNLYPNDAEFHTQLTWVLGVFGRAQEVIAAAENGLRLFPNNIVLQIREKLTLPILYDSQEEIQAYRQQFVQGLETLVEQVSLQTPEERQNALAGVNQHVNFYLQYQGYNDLELQIQYAQFVQRIMAASYPDWVKPRAMPVVKPGEKIRIGYVSSHFRRHTVAKLMLGWLVEHTKQDFEIYCYYLGSKVDEMTQQFRLHSDFYRHIPENLEAVCEQILADQLHILVSLDIGMFPPATQLASLRLAPIQCTTWGHPITSGSSAIDYFLSSDLMEPENAQEHYSEKLVGLRNIGISYRKPNVLELTKTRADFKLRSDAIVYLSCQSLFKYLPQYDFVFTEIARRLPQAQFAFLSNPKVRITEQFKQRLKRAFATAGLDSAEYCVVLPQQDQRSYLELNLVSDVFLDTFGWSGGNTTLEAIPCGLPVVTCPSEFMRGRHTYGILRALGVTETIAQNESEYIEIAVRLGTEPTWRHEVVQRMQSRLGNLYEDKTCIEALEAFYQKVVHERLVDSATK, from the coding sequence ATGGAGTACGAGAGATTGCGAGAGTCACTGCTTGAGTATGAGGACTGGGACGATGCTGCTCCCAAGGCCCAAGCTGAGCAGTTTCAAGCCCTGCTGGACCAACTGAATGCTCCAGGCACCCCTGCTGTCCTGCACCTGCTCAATCAGGCGGTGCAGTGCCTGGAGGAAGGTGAGGTGTACTGTGAGGTCGGCTGCGGGCAGGGAGAGACGCTCATAGGCGCTTTACTCGGTCAGCCTGAACGTTTTGCTTATGCGGTGGAGCAGAGCTTAGATGCAGAGAGGCTGGCCCAACTAGAGGAGAACCTGCATACCTTTGGTCTGTCTGAGCAAGTGGTGGTGTGCGCTCAGGAGTGTGAGGCCTTCTTTGCTGAGTTGGGCGAGACGGAAGTCGAGGACAAGATTGGGTTGTATGTGTACCGGGGAGAGCGGGACTACCGGTCACAATTGCTGGGGTTGCTCCTAGTGAGGCCGCACTTGGCAGCGAGAGCAGTGCTGGTGGTAGCAGGGAGTTATGACGAGACAGTACAGCAAGCCTGCTCTGATTTTCTCGCCACTCAGCCTCAGTGCCGTCCCATTGCTAACTTGCCTGCATTGGGAATCCAGTTGTTGGCTTGGGACGCTAATAGTACCTATCATTATGGTTGGAACGAGTTACAGGCGATGCATAAACCCTCTGTAATTCGGAGCCTGCGTGAGTTGCGGGCAGAACAAGAGAAAAACAGTCTGGAAACTTTACAGGTAGCAGCCCTAGCACTCCATCATCAAGGACGTCTTACAGAGGCAGAACAGCGATACAGACAAGTTCTACTCCGTCGAACAAATGATCCCCTAACCTGGATGAATTTAGGCATGCTCTACTACATGAAGGAGCAATATGGAGATGCCTTAAAAGCACTAGTCAAGTCTCGCTCGCTAGACTCATCAAGAGCTGTTCTTCACTATAATTTTGGTTTAGTTCTAGAAAAAATCAATGAGCCAGCTCAAGCTGCTTCAGCTTACGAGCAAGCAATTCTTCTCGATCCTAACTACATTGATGCCTATAATAACCTAGGCAATCTTTTGACTCAGTTGGGTAGCCTGGAACAAGCCGAGGCAGTTTGTAGGCGAGCAATCGAGGCCAATCCCAGTCACTTTGGCAGCTATCTCAATCTAGGCAACACTCTAATGAGGCGAGGGGATCTAGAGGGTGCTATTGCAATTTATTGGCAAACATTAAAGCTTAAACCCCGAACTCCTATTGTGTTGTACAACCTTGGTCTAGCTTATGAGGCCAAGCAAGATTACGCCCGAGCCTACCTAAATTTCGGTTACTCTTTCTATCGTTGCGGCGATTATGAGAAAGCTCTTGAGCAATATCGAAAATACTTAGAACTAGAGAGCGGCGATGAAAACTTCTATGGTGCTTTGATCACCTGCCTAACGGAACTTAATCGTGAGGAAGAAGCTCTGCAAGCAGTTCAAGAGGCTATGAATCTCTACCCGAATGATGCTGAATTTCATACTCAGCTCACCTGGGTATTAGGGGTTTTTGGACGGGCTCAGGAGGTTATCGCTGCGGCAGAAAACGGCCTTCGCCTATTTCCAAACAATATTGTTTTACAAATTCGAGAAAAGCTAACACTACCGATTCTCTACGATTCTCAAGAGGAGATCCAGGCTTACCGTCAACAGTTTGTTCAAGGCTTAGAAACTTTAGTTGAACAAGTTTCTTTACAAACACCTGAAGAACGACAGAATGCACTGGCGGGGGTTAATCAACACGTTAACTTTTATCTTCAATATCAAGGTTATAACGACCTAGAGCTGCAAATTCAATATGCACAATTCGTGCAGCGAATCATGGCTGCTAGCTACCCTGACTGGGTTAAACCACGAGCCATGCCAGTTGTAAAGCCGGGAGAAAAAATCCGGATTGGCTATGTCTCAAGCCATTTCCGCAGGCACACAGTTGCTAAGCTAATGCTAGGTTGGCTGGTTGAGCATACCAAGCAAGATTTCGAGATTTATTGTTATTACCTCGGCTCTAAAGTAGACGAGATGACTCAGCAGTTCCGCCTGCACAGCGATTTCTACCGCCATATCCCTGAGAATTTAGAGGCTGTCTGTGAACAGATCTTAGCTGACCAACTGCACATTCTAGTCTCTCTAGATATTGGCATGTTTCCACCAGCTACCCAGTTGGCAAGTTTACGTCTTGCACCTATACAATGTACGACTTGGGGGCATCCAATTACCTCGGGCTCATCAGCGATCGATTACTTTCTGTCTAGTGATTTAATGGAGCCTGAGAATGCCCAAGAACACTACTCAGAGAAATTGGTCGGACTACGTAATATTGGAATTAGCTACAGAAAACCAAACGTGCTTGAGTTAACTAAAACTCGTGCTGATTTTAAATTGCGTAGCGACGCCATTGTCTATCTTTCCTGTCAATCTCTCTTCAAATATTTACCTCAATATGACTTTGTTTTTACTGAGATTGCCCGTCGCTTGCCTCAAGCTCAATTTGCCTTTCTATCCAATCCTAAAGTACGAATAACAGAGCAGTTTAAACAGCGCCTCAAACGTGCTTTTGCTACGGCTGGGCTTGACAGTGCAGAATATTGTGTAGTTCTGCCCCAGCAAGACCAGCGCAGCTATCTAGAACTAAATTTAGTGAGCGATGTTTTTCTAGACACCTTCGGTTGGTCTGGTGGTAACACCACCCTGGAAGCAATTCCTTGCGGCCTCCCTGTCGTGACCTGTCCTAGTGAATTTATGCGGGGCCGGCATACTTATGGGATCCTGCGGGCCTTGGGGGTGACTGAGACAATCGCCCAGAACGAGTCGGAGTATATTGAGATCGCTGTGCGTTTGGGAACAGAGCCAACTTGGCGCCACGAGGTAGTACAACGGATGCAAAGCCGTTTAGGCAACTTGTATGAAGATAAAACCTGTATAGAAGCGTTGGAGGCATTCTACCAAAAGGTTGTTCATGAAAGATTAGTAGACTCAGCAACGAAGTGA